One Mya arenaria isolate MELC-2E11 chromosome 7, ASM2691426v1 genomic window carries:
- the LOC128240545 gene encoding uncharacterized protein LOC128240545 isoform X2 has protein sequence MLLRRKLGTTWILPLMWTRFVLTTLFMRNTDKMQQADRSHVTETKIGDNNMDITSDVDQICADNPVHEVIQTGLTTWKRFLALVSWYSASKKLELALGLWKRSLSL, from the exons ATGTTACTGAGACGAAAATTGGGGACAACATGGATATTACCTCTGATGTGGACCAGATTTGTGCTGACAACCCTGTTCATGAGG AACACTGACAAGATGCAACAAGCAGACCGATCGCATGTTACTGAGACGAAAATTGGGGACAACAACATGGATATTACCTCTGATGTGGACCAGATTTGTGCTGACAACCCTGTTCATGAG GTTATACAGACCGGCCTAACAACATGGAAGCGCTTCCTGGCATTGGTGTCTTGGTACAGTGCCTCAAAAAAGTTAGAGCTAGCCCTTGGACTCTGGAAGAGAAGCCTTTCTTTGTAG
- the LOC128240545 gene encoding uncharacterized protein LOC128240545 isoform X1, producing the protein MNTNTTSDKQTNRMLLRRKLGTTWILPLMWTRFVLTTLFMRNTDKMQQADRSHVTETKIGDNNMDITSDVDQICADNPVHEVIQTGLTTWKRFLALVSWYSASKKLELALGLWKRSLSL; encoded by the exons AACACTAATACGACAAGCGACAAGCAGACCAATCGCATGTTACTGAGACGAAAATTGGGGACAACATGGATATTACCTCTGATGTGGACCAGATTTGTGCTGACAACCCTGTTCATGAGG AACACTGACAAGATGCAACAAGCAGACCGATCGCATGTTACTGAGACGAAAATTGGGGACAACAACATGGATATTACCTCTGATGTGGACCAGATTTGTGCTGACAACCCTGTTCATGAG GTTATACAGACCGGCCTAACAACATGGAAGCGCTTCCTGGCATTGGTGTCTTGGTACAGTGCCTCAAAAAAGTTAGAGCTAGCCCTTGGACTCTGGAAGAGAAGCCTTTCTTTGTAG